One genomic window of Hippopotamus amphibius kiboko isolate mHipAmp2 chromosome 10, mHipAmp2.hap2, whole genome shotgun sequence includes the following:
- the LOC130830573 gene encoding eukaryotic translation initiation factor 1-like, with amino-acid sequence MSAIQNLHSFDPFADASKGDDLLPAGTEDYIHIRIQQRNGRKTLTAVQGIADNYDKKKLVKAFKKKFACNRTVIEHPEHGEVIQLQGDQRKNIGQFLVEIGLAKDDQLKVHGF; translated from the coding sequence ATGTCCGCTATCCAGAACCTCCACTCTTTCGACCCCTTTGCTGATGCGAGTAAGGGTGATGATCTGCTTCCTGCTGGCACTGAGGATTATATCCATATAAGAATTCAACAGAGAAACGGTAGGAAGACCCTTACTGCTGTCCAAGGGATCGCTGATAATTACGATAAAAAGAAACTAGTGAAGGCGTTTAAGAAGAAATTTGCCTGCAATCGTACTGTAATTGAGCATCCAGAACATGGAGAAGTAATTCAGCTACAGGGTGACCAGCGCAAGAACATAGGCCAGTTCCTCGTGGAGATTGGACTGGCTAAGGACGACCAGCTGAAGGTTCATGGGTTTTAA